A single genomic interval of Fructobacillus americanaquae harbors:
- the secY gene encoding preprotein translocase subunit SecY, producing MWRTLFNAIRQKDIRKKMLWTILILFVYRIGTHITVPGVNPAALNSVSGSGLLNILNIFSGGGLLNFSLFAMGVSPYVTAQIVVQLLQLDIVPRFVEWSKQGEVGRRKLNQATRYLTIIFAFLQSVGITAGFNSLAAYGLVKQTNNVTSFLLIGSVMTIGTFFAMWLGEMITEKGLGNGVSMIIFSGIISQMPSGLWEIFKENVLQVSGSDKVTGWIFMAVLLTAIILVVGITTWFYEASRRLQIQYTRSASSYGAEAYLPLKLNVSGVIPVIFASSLISTPQTILFAFQSKYSNVSWFKVLQQIFSMQTTTGAIFYTVLIILFTYFYAFVQVNPEKLAENLQKQGAYIVDVRPGVETQKFVTKLLLRLSFVGALYLGFVALVPLIASDVWGLNEKIGLGGTSLLIAIGVTLDLIRQIDGLLQKKNYLGFIR from the coding sequence ATGTGGCGCACGCTATTTAATGCAATCCGACAAAAAGATATTCGCAAGAAAATGCTTTGGACGATTTTGATTCTCTTTGTTTACCGCATTGGGACTCACATCACTGTTCCAGGTGTTAATCCTGCTGCCTTGAATTCAGTTTCTGGTTCAGGCTTGCTGAATATTTTAAATATTTTTTCGGGTGGAGGCTTACTGAACTTCTCGCTCTTTGCGATGGGGGTCTCGCCTTATGTTACTGCGCAAATTGTTGTGCAGTTGCTGCAGTTAGATATCGTGCCACGTTTTGTTGAATGGAGTAAACAAGGCGAAGTTGGTCGCCGGAAGCTGAATCAAGCTACCCGGTACTTGACCATTATCTTTGCCTTTTTGCAATCAGTGGGAATTACCGCTGGATTCAACTCCTTAGCCGCCTATGGTTTGGTGAAGCAGACCAATAACGTGACCTCCTTCCTGCTGATTGGGTCGGTCATGACCATTGGAACTTTCTTTGCCATGTGGTTGGGAGAAATGATTACCGAAAAGGGTCTTGGAAACGGTGTTTCTATGATTATCTTTTCTGGAATTATTTCTCAAATGCCTTCTGGTTTGTGGGAAATTTTCAAGGAAAATGTTCTGCAAGTTAGTGGGAGCGACAAGGTTACCGGCTGGATTTTCATGGCGGTTTTACTGACGGCAATTATTTTGGTTGTCGGAATTACGACCTGGTTTTATGAAGCAAGTCGCCGTTTGCAAATCCAATATACACGGTCAGCTTCTTCCTACGGGGCTGAAGCTTACCTACCTTTGAAGTTAAATGTTTCTGGGGTGATTCCTGTGATCTTTGCTTCGTCATTGATTTCAACACCACAGACAATCCTCTTCGCCTTCCAGAGTAAGTATAGTAACGTTAGCTGGTTTAAAGTCCTACAGCAGATTTTCTCCATGCAAACAACAACTGGAGCAATTTTTTACACTGTTCTGATTATTCTCTTTACTTACTTCTACGCTTTTGTCCAGGTCAATCCTGAAAAGTTGGCTGAAAACTTGCAAAAGCAGGGGGCTTACATTGTTGATGTTCGTCCTGGTGTCGAAACGCAAAAGTTTGTCACAAAGCTGCTCTTACGCTTGTCGTTTGTTGGGGCTTTGTATCTTGGCTTTGTCGCCTTGGTACCATTGATTGCATCTGATGTATGGGGACTTAATGAAAAGATTGGTTTGGGTGGAACTTCTTTGCTGATTGCCATCGGGGTTACCCTTGATTTGATTCGTCAAATCGATGGTCTCTTGCAAAAGAAGAACTACCTAGGCTTTATCCGTTAA
- the rplR gene encoding 50S ribosomal protein L18 — protein MITKPDKNKLRVQRHKRVRGKISGTAARPRLNVFRSNVNIYAQLIDDVAGVTLASASSQSADVTGTKVEQAVKVGEMIAKNAKAANIEEVVFDRGGYVYHGRVKALADAARENGLKF, from the coding sequence ATGATTACGAAACCAGATAAGAATAAGCTTCGCGTACAACGCCACAAGCGTGTCCGCGGCAAGATCTCTGGTACTGCTGCTCGCCCACGTTTGAACGTTTTCCGTTCTAATGTCAACATCTACGCTCAATTAATTGATGACGTAGCGGGTGTAACGCTAGCAAGTGCCTCATCACAAAGTGCCGATGTTACCGGTACAAAGGTTGAACAAGCCGTTAAAGTTGGCGAGATGATCGCTAAGAATGCTAAGGCTGCTAACATCGAAGAAGTTGTCTTCGATCGTGGTGGTTATGTTTATCACGGACGTGTGAAGGCTTTGGCCGATGCTGCTCGTGAAAACGGCTTGAAGTTCTAA
- the rpmD gene encoding 50S ribosomal protein L30 yields MADLKITLIKSAAHRLPKQRAIVKSLGLNRVSSSVVKPDNAATRGAIFHIAHLVAVEEVK; encoded by the coding sequence ATGGCTGATTTGAAAATCACTTTGATTAAGAGTGCGGCTCATCGCTTGCCTAAGCAACGTGCCATTGTTAAGTCACTTGGACTTAACCGTGTGTCAAGCTCAGTGGTGAAGCCTGATAACGCAGCTACTCGTGGCGCAATTTTCCATATTGCTCACTTGGTTGCTGTTGAAGAAGTAAAATAA
- the rplO gene encoding 50S ribosomal protein L15 — MNLNELQPALGSRQTRNRVGRGTSSGNGKTAGRGQKGQKARGKTRLGFEGGQMPLYRRIPKRGFTNISRKEFAVVNLDKLNNFDNGTEVTPALLIENGVVKNQKDGIKVLGNGQLEKKLTIKAHKFSAAAVKAIEQAGGTTEVI; from the coding sequence ATGAATTTGAACGAATTGCAACCTGCTTTGGGTTCACGCCAGACACGTAACCGTGTTGGTCGTGGTACTTCATCTGGAAACGGTAAGACTGCTGGTCGAGGCCAAAAGGGACAAAAGGCCCGTGGTAAGACACGTCTTGGGTTCGAAGGTGGACAAATGCCTTTGTACCGCCGTATTCCAAAGCGTGGATTTACAAATATCTCACGCAAGGAATTCGCAGTTGTTAACTTGGACAAGTTGAACAACTTCGATAACGGCACCGAAGTAACACCTGCTTTGTTGATTGAAAACGGTGTAGTAAAGAACCAAAAAGACGGAATCAAGGTCTTGGGTAATGGTCAATTGGAAAAGAAGTTGACGATTAAGGCCCACAAGTTCTCTGCTGCTGCAGTTAAGGCCATCGAACAAGCTGGTGGTACAACCGAGGTGATCTAA
- the rpsE gene encoding 30S ribosomal protein S5, which yields MVEFVNPKELGELEENVVAINRVTKVVKGGRRLRFGALVVVGDKQGHVGFGTGKAQEVPEAIRKAVEDAKRNLITVPTVGTTIPHEVLGEWAGGKILVKPAKEGAGVAAGGATRSVMELAGINDVTAKSLGSSTPVNVVRATFDALNSLKDAEQVAKLRGVSLEHLAE from the coding sequence ATGGTTGAATTCGTAAACCCTAAGGAATTAGGCGAATTAGAAGAAAACGTTGTTGCAATTAACCGTGTTACCAAGGTTGTTAAGGGTGGACGTCGTTTGCGCTTCGGTGCTTTGGTTGTCGTTGGTGACAAGCAGGGTCATGTTGGTTTTGGAACTGGTAAGGCACAAGAAGTGCCAGAAGCTATCCGTAAGGCCGTTGAAGACGCAAAGCGTAACTTGATCACTGTACCAACAGTTGGTACTACTATTCCTCACGAAGTTCTTGGTGAATGGGCTGGTGGTAAGATCCTGGTTAAGCCTGCTAAGGAAGGTGCTGGGGTTGCCGCCGGTGGTGCTACTCGTTCCGTAATGGAATTGGCTGGTATCAACGATGTGACTGCTAAGTCATTGGGTTCATCAACTCCTGTCAACGTTGTTCGTGCAACTTTTGATGCATTGAACAGCTTAAAGGATGCTGAACAAGTGGCAAAGTTACGTGGTGTTTCATTGGAACACTTGGCTGAATAA